gcgcgttaaagtttagtttgaatttattgaatggtctgaagctcgcgcgctacgcaacgttgccaaatcttttgactccattttattgtaggtaacttgagaattttttgtgatttttaaatattaatttctcaataaatatctcggtaactgatatattttattgcaaaaaaagaaacctgaatatttcgaaaatctgatttttagtttttttttacttcatctaatccatgactgatagtataattcgagaaatactgcaaacgtctgattttctcgtaagactctgaacaaatactaacatttaaaaattttattttttcaaaaatttgtccggtaaagtataatttaaacctcactataagataaataaggaccttaactattagaaaaaaattaaatttactcataatctaatattttttattttacattggcggcgaaaggacctccttaacTGAAGAGAAACTTGATGTGTTTCACCGCGTAAACTAAAATATTGTAGAGCCGCTATCTAGCGGAATAAAAACAAACTTCTTAACGAACTGTACCCTCCGTATGatttgagatatttatttgTGGCGCGTCGGTGTCCTTTTGCGTCTAATTCCTCCCTCAAAACTTAACCTATCTTTAGTGTTCACAATTCACGTTACTGCGATTTATAAACACGTggtgtaaattaattatattgaatagtaaatttaacaagatagttttagtttatttttttaataaaaattgtaataaaaaaagtaattacaatgaagacaaataataataaaatgggtGTAAAATCCAGTGGTAAAACGGAGTCAACTTTGAGTAAAGCggttaaaaatgttaaagaaattttaattaaggtaagagttttattttcttttttttactcttaaacaatttttattgaaagttttaaataattctttatatttatttatttatatttatatttattaaatatcaaaaattttgaagttgaattattttttaattgttgctTCTAAAATTGTGATTTTTGAGAAGCTTATTATTATgcagtatttaaaaaaaaactttctaaaatctggattaaaaatttattaacaaaaattttaataaacaaatcttgattaaaaattagaaaatatttgatattcatgatttttaaaaaataaatgaatattgtaaaattactacaaaaaataattaaatatttaatttttttgtaaaatgttttttaaaaaaaattttttttcaaaattatttaacctCATtgcttttacaatatttttttaataaataaattattaaaaaattcaataaaaaaatttttttttcaaaaaaatgttatgatgttgaaatttaaagataatttttagaaattttttaactaataaataatatcaataaaaatttatttttaaaaattctatttttagaggcactaaaaaattatgtgcaattttttaaaaataattttcttgtttgtttattattaaaaaaattgtctgctaattttaatatcataacaTACTTTACAGATAAATCTATGACAATAAAactagccgacatctaaaaatttttataattttttcctttaaaaaattattacaaaaaaataaaaaatttcatttttaaaaacttgaaaaactctaagagcaattttttttgctcaaaatttttttacaaaaaatatttttctaatttaattaataaaaattaattaaaacaaaaaaaaactaaatatactaattttttattaccttacaaaaatattttttatttatttttttataataaaaaaaaaaaatctaatataaatatttaaaaaaaaaaattgatctctaattatttctcaataaatttcaGAATACTGAAGCAAAAGAAAAGAAGCAAAAAAAGCTATCAAAATCctcaaaagaagaaaatataataaaattaaagagtGAAGACtcaccagcagctgcagccaTCTCTAAAAAATCCAGTAAAATCCTCAAGAAGTTAACAAAATCCAAGTCAGCTGACTCCGAAATAGAAAAAGAACGCGGTGTTGTTTACATCGGCCACCTTCCTCACGGGTTCTACGAGGAACAGATGAGggtatttttctcaaaattcgGCGAGGTGACAAACGTCCGCGTGTCGCGTTCCAAAGTGTCCGGAAAGTCGCGAGGTTATGGATTCATCGAGTTTGCGCATGCGCAGGTCGCCAAAATAGCCGCCGAGAGTATGAACAACTACCTGATGTTCGGGAGACTGGTTAAGACCGAGTACATTCCGCCGGAGAAGCAGCACGATTGGTACTTCAGAGGTC
The sequence above is drawn from the Cotesia glomerata isolate CgM1 linkage group LG4, MPM_Cglom_v2.3, whole genome shotgun sequence genome and encodes:
- the LOC123262662 gene encoding ribosome biogenesis protein 15-like, with amino-acid sequence MKTNNNKMGVKSSGKTESTLSKAVKNVKEILIKNTEAKEKKQKKLSKSSKEENIIKLKSEDSPAAAAISKKSSKILKKLTKSKSADSEIEKERGVVYIGHLPHGFYEEQMRVFFSKFGEVTNVRVSRSKVSGKSRGYGFIEFAHAQVAKIAAESMNNYLMFGRLVKTEYIPPEKQHDWYFRGLSYTRRSFPKLWNRRLHVQRINGKILGKDPVKDSIVSKSNKSSGEENETRDLEVRKKLWSLNLLASRLKKKGVKIDMKLGDVSI